A genomic region of Fusarium falciforme chromosome 4, complete sequence contains the following coding sequences:
- a CDS encoding AP complex subunit beta, giving the protein MAVNRIRGAFAVPRKGETFELRAGLVSQYAYERKESIQKTIMAMTLGKDVSALFPDVLKNIATGDLDQKKLVYLYLMNYAKSHPDLCILAVNTFVQDSEDPNPLIRALAIRTMGCIRVDKMVDYMEEPLRKTLRDESPYVRKTAAICVAKLFDLNPQMCIENGFLEMLQELIGDPNPMVVANSVTALSEITETAPETRALVVTPVTLKKLLMALNECTEWGRVTILTTLANYGATDQKESEHICERVAPQFQHVNPSVVLAAVKVVFIHMQALNPELVRSYLKKMAPPLVTLVASAPEVQYVALRNIDLLLQAKPDILSKEMRVFFCKYTDPPYVKLQKLEIMVRIANESNYEQLLAELKEYALEVDMDFVRRAVKAIGQVAIKIESASEKCVAALEDLISTKVNYVVQEVVVVIKDILRKYPGYEGVIPTLCQYIDELDEPNARGSLIWIVGEYAEKINNADEILESFVESFMEEFTQTQLQILTAVVKLFLKKPGSNQALVQKVLQAATAENDNPDIRDRAYVYWRLLSSDPEIAKNIVLSQKPTITTTMTTLPPALLEQLLTELSTLASVYHKPPESFVGKGRFGADEIQRAAIQEQRQNAADNPIAASVAAAAANGSGSGASQNNIENLLDIDFDGAAPASQEQNSASATPDRVASPASGGPSGAMADMMSMFDAPAPSSSGAAPAAGPSTGMNDLMNGFEGLNFGGAATSEPLPAAMQLQQAHGGAPQQPKKDSDDLLGLL; this is encoded by the exons ATGGCGGTGAATCGCATCCGCGGCGCCTTTGCCGTGCCTCGCAAGGGCGAGACCTTTGAGCTGCGCGCCGGCCTGGTCTCGCAGTATGCCTACGAGCGCAAGGAGTCGATCCAAAagaccatcatggccatgacgcTTGGCAAGGATGTTTCGGCTCTCTTCCCCGACGTGCTCAAGAACATTGCAACGGGCGACCTCgaccagaagaagcttgTATATCTCTATTTGAT GAACTACGCCAAGTCGCATCCCGACCTATGCATTCTCGCCGTTAATACCTTTGTCCAAGACTCTGAAGATCCGAATCCACTGATACGAGCATTGGCGATCCGAACGATGGGATGCATCAGAGTAGACAAGATGGTGGATTACATGGAGGAGCCCCTGAGGAAGACGCTACGGGACGAATCACCATACGTGCGCAAGACGGCCGCCATCTGCGTCGCCAAGCTCTTCGATCTCAACCCGCAGATGTGCATCGAAAACGGCTTTTTGGAGATGCTCCAGGAGCTGATTGGTGACCCCAACCCCATGGTCGTCGCAAACTCGGTGACGGCCCTGTCTGAGATCACCGAGACAGCGCCCGAGACGAGGGCATTGGTCGTTACACCTGTGACCCTGAAGAAGCTGCTCATGGCTCTTAACGAATGTACCGAATGGGGACGAGTTACCATCCTGACTACTCTGGCCAACTACGGGGCGACGGACCAGAAGGAGTCGGAGCACATCTGTGAGCGTGTGGCACCTCAGTTCCAGCATGTCAACCCTAGTGTGGTTCTTGCTGCGGTCAAGGTTGTTTTCATCCATATGCAGGCGCTTAACCCTGAGCTCGTGAGGTCATAcctcaagaagatggccCCTCCACTGG TCACCCTGGTTGCTTCGGCACCCGAGGTTCAGTATGTCGCTCTGCGAAATatcgatctcctcctccaagccaAGCCCGATATCCTGAGCAAGGAGATGCGTGTCTTCTTCTGCAAGTACACTGACCCACCATATGTCAAGCTCCAGAAGCTGGAGATTATGGTGAGGATAGCAAACGAGAGCAACTACGAGCAGCTGCTTGCCGAGTTGAAGGAGTATGCCCTGGAAGTTGACATGGACTTTGTCCGAAGAGCCGTCAAGGCTATCGGTCAGGTGGCCATCAAGATCGAGAGCGCCAGCGAGAAGTGCGTGGCCGCTCTCGAGGACCTCATCTCAACCAAGGTCAACTATGTGGTTCAGGAGGTCGTTGTCGTCATTAAGGATATCCTGCGCAAGTACCCTGGCTACGAGGGTGTGATCCCCACGCTGTGCCAGTAcattgatgagctggatgagCCCAACGCCCGTGGTTCGCTGATCTGGATTGTTGGTGAATATGCTGAGAAGATCAACAATGCCGACGAGATCCTAGAGAGCTTCGTCGAGTCGTTCATGGAGGAGTTCACACAG ACACAACTCCAAATATTGACAGCTGTGGTCAAGCTCTTCCTGAAGAAGCCTGGCAGCAACCAAGCTCTTGTGCAAAAGGTGCTCCAGGCGGCTACAGCGGAGAACGATAACCCCGATATCCGCGACAGAGCGTATGTGTACTGGCGTCTGCTGTCTTCGGACCCAGAGATTGCCAAG AACATCGTTTTGTCTCAGAAGCCCACCATCACAACCACCATGACCACCCTCCCCCCTGCTCTGTTGGAGCAGCTTCTCACTGAGCTATCGACTCTCGCCTCAGTATACCACAAGCCTCCCGAGTCATTTGTTGGCAAGGGCCGTTTCGGCGCCGACGAAATCCAGCGGGCTGCCATCCAGGAGCAACGGCAAAACGCCGCCGATAACCCCATCGCGGCAtccgttgctgctgctgcggccaATGGCTCTGGCAGCGGCGCATCTCAGAACAACATTGAGAACCTACTGGATATCGATTTTGACGGCGCGGCGCCTGCGTCTCAGGAACAGAACAGCGCATCTGCAACCCCTGACCGTGTGGCAAGCCCAGCATCTGGTGGTCCCTCTGGTGCTATGGCAGACATGATGAGCATGTTTGATGCACCAGCACCTTCAAGCAGCGGCGCCGCGCCTGCTGCTGGACCGAGCACCGGCATGAACGATCTGATGAACGGATTCGAGGGCTTGAACTTTGGAGGTGCCGCCACCAGCGAGCCTCTTCCGGCAGCGATGCAGCTGCAGCAGGCCCACGGCGGGGCGCCGCAGCAGCCCAAGAAGGACAGCGATGATTTGCTAGGCCTCCTGTAG
- a CDS encoding Protein kinase domain-containing protein, whose product MNSDSLRRVSRPAANFDLPPAPGQAQAQAQAQAQALHPQPPATTTTPAATAAASHQALAKARLQSFSRPSLQDLALVDGSSTDHTPAYALSSTAPSSFSYPPAVAPAVSSTPRPLGSSSSELPTTSAPAHFLHPVSSASSLRPRASTASASSSLHTPPSLPRIHTSPSLFDPQISAHFVPRGGLPPAPPNMYPAGQRHVSGADPTRPFQVPPPPPPMGGPNAGQMGTMMNLPPPPPRYPAAPGASGVMIPPPPGPPPASALGQQPPWHGAFGRMYDGRPGFNIPPPPPGQHQPYNPKLHAQIAAGQTVSIPPPPPPTEAMSATYIPQGDTYGEGVGIPAFGLEDGTLTANSQTSWPVTTPQSGTDTNATTPMDGLHSATNSQPRGASNSSNATAIPPEVASQWPLDTVLIWLAKNQFSKDWQETFKALNLQGTQFLELGSGHGGRGNFGMMHQQVYPRLAQECTNSGTGWDQPREREEGKRMRRLIRSIVTGRPADTSKISSSHGHKESLNGGHGNNLPSAGTDPMDSPNTPLTAPGPGFSTRRFSQTRATTMPNSISSTNIAADSNHRNILKHVDTDGARRHSPNVSESGEGATFRGAAARSASPNGSPGIPPALFTSSTTPVLSQSPNTIKAGHRSRSSLDSVSSSAAIYGSGVPPDAATMLSRGMNLGDMVHGGRSHDIRSRQSPLEAGERSAGGETPASAKDSKSFLSFLSRKKRQNPEEMDSPTSPQGTMKPMGLGVRGMNGSDTNLDHPGTGFGPDDRNGHMVHQRPRRINPVRTYVLATMDYWNFRMCDITEAESAAEVRQVICMHLGLGDFENSYIYLTEVGKFDHMDPLDDQSLLTVKRVKGDPLGTLKFFVTPPGVPPANSLNVAADVPASLAPGYLAPGTSPDDTQRNSRQRSSSSPPTSRSNTLTDDKIDEKTEKTLAQEASTYRAEMERKQREYLAKRKLAAKGSPSESIGPGIVGRNVDFDQPRESPYEDKRPDQLFPQRRPPAPPSDPSATLIKANSLSKKTGQGLRSSSSSLEGYPTPRHPPMVTGESEMTEKGKKAKLVPQATAGIGIGAALAGMGRNLSAIGQSNVKNNRGVSPNRMSTQPIPGGKDNNSSVDFFQHNMGRSSRGSVATPGSVTWSKGNMPFVVPDYSPSETPPPGDKPAGVSEAKLYETVPRASSPAEMSPSSMRTRTTFPQRSPPQPQQPQRRPSHGPDTEFEDSDVQFSKPAAPPPPADDDSGDDSDDGLFAIPLASRNKGKPAGNGAVNGHSQKPSLTVETSRAKKHRSVTILSPTVSYGPTSEGSEDRGRKPTTPRSEGWESEEKESKLGRRKSFIEKDVWANRPPTDALINNLDDFFPNLDLDQPVLEDGAEGGMPPSPIAEGTESSDPGTAQAPLPGAPEPPTQPPPAIPPARQPSLYNENDTLGSDESTLKALDQQRPTSVAQRSLRRSGGLGRMKSIREVARGAHEANKRSNSTNLGQASGNIMRRKSTKMFNANIVQIRPDRRGSVIMPQIPQETAPKRQTTFRWFKGQLIGKGTYGRVYLGMNATTGEFLAVKEVEVNPKAAAGDKNRMKELVAALDQEIDTMQHLDHVNIVQYLGCERKETSISIFLEYISGGSIGSCLRKHGKFEESVVSSLTRQTLSGLAYLHREGILHRDLKADNILLDLDGTCKISDFGISKKTDNIYGNDKTNSMQGSVFWMAPEVIQSQGEGYSAKVDIWSLGCVVLEMFAGKRPWAKEEAVGAIYKLANGERPPIPEDIQDTLGPLAVAFMMDCFQVNPFDRPTADVLLSQHPFCELDPNYNFYDTVLYAKIKSFK is encoded by the exons ATGAATAGCGATAGCTTGCGACGGGTTTCCCGTCCCGCTGCCAATTTCGACCTGCCACCGGCTCCGGGTCAGGctcaggcacaggcacaggcacaggcacaggcccttcatcctcaacctccagcgacgacgacgacaccagCGGCTACAGCAGCAGCGTCTCACCAGGCTCTGGCAAAGGCCAGACTCCAGTCCTTCTCGCGGCCCAGCCTTCAGgacctcgccctcgtcgacGGCTCCTCCACCGACCATACTCCCGCCTATGCCCTCTCGTCGACGGCTCCGTCCTCCTTCTCGTACCCTCCCGCTGTCGCCCCGGCCGTGAGCTCGACCCCCCGGCCGCTgggctcatcctcctccgagCTGCCGACGACCTCCGCACCCGCCCACTTCCTCCACCCCGTCTCATCTGCCTCGAGCTTACGTCCCCGAGCGTCGACCGCCagcgcttcctcctccttgcaTACGCCTCCGTCTCTGCCACGAATTCACACGTCGCCGTCCCTCTTTGATCCTCAGATCTCTGCCCATTTTGTTCCTCGAGGCGGGCTGCCCCCCGCGCCGCCCAACATGTATCCGGCTGGCCAGAGACATGTCTCGGGCGCCGATCCCACGAGGCCATTCCAGGTccctccgccgccgccgcccatgGGAGGTCCGAATGCCGGCCAGATGGGAACCATGATGAACctgccgcctccgccgcctcGCTATCCCGCCGCGCCAGGCGCCTCCGGCGTAATGATCCCCCCACCTCCCGGTCCGCCTCCGGCGAGTGCCCTCGGCCAGCAGCCCCCGTGGCACGGCGCATTTGGGCGCATGTACGACGGGCGGCCTGGCTTCAACatcccgccgccgccgcctggCCAGCACCAGCCGTACAACCCCAAGTTGCACGCCCAGATCGCCGCTGGGCAGACGGTTTCTATCCCTCCTCCGCCCCCGCCGACTGAGGCCATGAGTGCGACCTACATTCCGCAAGGCGACACGTACGGAGAGGGCGTTGGTATCCCCGCCTTTGGTCTGGAAGACGGAACCCTGACTGCCAACTCGCAGACATCATGGCCAGTCACGACGCCTCAAAGCGGAACTGACACAAATGCCACTACCCCCATGGATGGCCTGCACTCGGCCACCAACTCGCAGCCGCGTGGTGCTTCCAACTCGTCCAACGCGACTGCCATCCCACCGGAGGTTGCTTCCCAGTGGCCCCTCGATACCGTCCTGATCTGGCTGGCCAAGAACCAGTTCTCCAAGGACTGGCAGGAGACCTTCAAGGCCCTCAACTTGCAGGGGACACAAttccttgagctcggcaGCGGTCACGGCGGCCGCGGCAACTTTGGCATGATGCATCAGCAAGTATATCCTAGACTCGCCCAGGAGTGCACCAACAGCGGCACCGGCTGGGACCAGCCCCGTGAGCGCGAAGAGGGCAAGAGAATGCGACGGCTCATCAGGAGCATTGTGACGGGCCGACCAGCTGATACGTCAAAGATTTCGAGCTCCCACGGCCACAAAGAGTCCCTCAATGGCGGACATGGGAACAACTTACCAAGTGCTGGAACTGACCCCATGGACTCGCCCAAC ACGCCTCTTACGGCACCTGGCCCTGGCTTTAGCACTCGGCGCTTCTCGCagacgagggcgacgacaATGCCTAATAGCATTAGCAGCACCAATATCGCCGCAGATTCAAATCATCGAAATATTCTAAAGCATGTCGATACAGACGGTGCTCGTCGCCACAGCCCCAACGTCAGCGAGTCGGGCGAGGGAGCAACATTCCGTGGAGCTGCCGCACGATCAGCGAGCCCCAATGGCAGTCCTGGCATTCCACCGGCGCTATTCACATCTTCAACTACACCCGTACTCTCACAGTCCCCGAACACAATCAAAGCAGGGCATCGATCGCGGAGCAGTCTGGATTCTGTTTCGTCAAGTGCCGCCATCTATGGATCGGGAGTCCCCCCCGATGCTGCGACCATGCTTAGCCGAGGCATGAATTTGGGAGATATGGTTCATGGTGGTCGAAGTCACGATATTCGGTCTCGTCAGTCTCCTCTGGAAGCAGGAGAGAGGTCAGCAGGCGGTGAGACACCAGCTTCAGCCAAAGACTCCAAGAGCTTCCTCAGTTTCCTGTCAAGAAAGAAGAGGCAAAATCCCGAAGAGATGGACTCTCCAACTTCGCCTCAAGGTACCATGAAGCCCATGGGATTGGGGGTCCGAGGAATGAATGGCAGCGATACCAACCTAGATCATCCAGGGACGGGCTTTGGGCCTGATGATAGAAACGGCCACATGGTACATCAACGACCAAGACGAATTAACCCCGTCAGAACGTATGTTTTGGCTACTATGGACTATTGGAACTTCAGAATGTGCGACATTACTGAGGCGGAGTCGGCTGCAGAGGTCCGACAAGTCATCTGCATGCATCTGGGTCTGGGCGACTTTGAGAACTCTTATATCTACCTCACTGAAGTTGGAAAGTTTGACCACATGGATCCTCTGGACGATCAGAGTCTTCTGACGGTGAAGAGAGTCAAGGGTGATCCTCTTGGAACACTAAAGTTTTTCGTTACTCCGCCTGGAGTACCCCCTGCTAACAGCCTGAATGTGGCCGCAGATGTTCCAGCCTCGCTGGCCCCTGGCTACCTTGCCCCAGGAACATCACCCGATGATACGCAACGAAATAGCAGGCAGCGATCTAGCTCATCACCGCCGACGTCTCGGTCCAACACGCTGACAGATGACAAGATCGACGAGAAGACTGAGAAGACTCTCGCACAGGAGGCAAGCACCTACAGGGCTGAGATGGAGAGGAAGCAGCGTGAGTATCTCGCCAAGAGGAAGTTGGCTGCAAAGGGCAGCCCATCTGAGTCGATTGGTCCAGGTATTGTCGGCAGAAATGTCGACTTTGACCAACCTCGAGAATCGCCGTACGAAGACAAGCGCCCTGATCAACTATTCCCTCAAAGAAGACCCCCGGCGCCGCCCAGCGACCCATCTGCCACACTAATTAAGGCCAATTCCTTGAGTAAGAAGACAGGCCAGGGCCTACGAtcatccagcagcagcctcgagggctATCCTACGCCTAGACACCCGCCGATGGTCACTGGAGAGAGCGAGATGACGgagaagggcaaaaaggCCAAGCTTGTGCCCCAAGCGACCGctggcattggcattggaGCAGCGCTCGCAGGTATGGGAAGGAACCTGAGCGCGATTGGACAGTCCAATGTCAAGAATAATCGTGGTGTATCTCCCAACCGGATGTCGACACAGCCAATCCCCGGAGGTAAGGATAACAACTCTAGCGTTGATTTCTTTCAGCACAACATGGGTCGAAGCAGTCGTGGTTCGGTAGCGACGCCAGGTTCTGTAACCTGGAGCAAGGGGAACATGCCTTTTGTCGTACCAGACTACTCACCCAGCGAAACGCCCCCGCCCGGCGATAAGCCAGCAGGTGTATCAGAAGCTAAGTTATATGAAACAGTGCCAAGGGCATCATCCCCGGCAGAGATGAGCCCCAGCTCGATgcggacgaggacgacattCCCCCAGAGGTCaccgccgcagccgcagcaacCACAGCGACGCCCGTCGCATGGCCCTGACACAGAGTTTGAGGACTCTGACGTTCAATTCTCCAAGCCTGCAGCACCGCCACCACCGGCTGATGACGACAGTGGAGACGACTCTGATGATGGTCTCTTTGCGATCCCTCTGGCCAGCAGAAATAAGGGCAAACCTGCTGGTAATGGCGCTGTAAACGGCCATAGTCAGAAGCCCAGCCTAACCGTGGAAACATCGCGTGCAAAGAAGCACCGGTCTGTGACCATTTTGTCCCCCACAGTCTCTTACGGCCCAACATCAGAAGGCAGCGAAGACCGTGGCCGCAAGCCCACAACCCCTCGATCTGAGGGCTGGGAAtctgaggagaaggaaagCAAACTCGGTCGGCGGAAGTCGTTCATTGAGAAGGACGTCTGGGCTAACCGCCCTCCGACGGATGCCCTTATCAAcaacctcgacgacttcTTCCCCAACCTTGATCTCGATCAACCCGTACTGGAGGATGGCGCCGAGGGAGGGATGCCCCCGTCGCCTATCGCTGAGGGAACTGAGAGTAGTGACCCAGGCACAGCTCAAGCTCCGTTGCCAGGAGCACCAGAACCCCCAACACAACCACCGCCTGCCATACCCCCGGCCCGACAGCCATCCCTATACAACGAGAACGACACGTTGGGCTCTGACGAATCAACCCTCAAGGCCTTGGATCAGCAGCGACCGACATCGGTGGCACAGAGGAGTCTCCGACGGTCTGGTGGCCTCGGCCGCATGAAGTCTATCCGAGAAGTAGCTCGTGGAGCTCACGAAGCTAACAAGAGGTCCAACTCGACAAACCTGGGACAGGCGTCAGGCAACATTATGCGCCGGAAGAGTACAAAGATGTTCAACGCCAACATTGTGCAAATTCGACCAGACAGGCGTGGCAGCGTAATCATGCCGCAGATCCCCCAGGAGACGGCACCAAAGCGACAAACAACGTTTAGGTGGTTCAAGGGTCAGCTTATTGGAAAGGGTACCTATGGTCGCGTGTACCTCGGTATGAATGCCACCACTGGAGAGTTCTTGGCTGTCAAGGAAGTTGAGGTGAATCCCAAGGCCGCTGCAGGAGACAAGAACAGGATGAAGGAGCTTGTCGCAGCTCTTGACCAGGAAATCGACACCATGCAACATCTGGATCACGTCAACATTGTGCAGTATCTTGGTTGCGAGCGCAAGGAGACAAGCATCAGCATCTTCCTTGAGTATATTTCTGGTGGCAGCATTGGATCGTGTCTTCGCAAGCACGGCAAGTTTGAGGAGTCTGTTGTGTCTTCACTGACGCGGCAGACACTGTCCGGTCTGGCATATCTGCATCGCGAAGGTATTTTGCATCGCGATTTGAAGGCCGACAACATCTTGCTGGACTTGGACGGAACGTGCAAGATCAGTGACTTTGGTATCTCGAAGAAGACGGACAACATCTATGGCAACGACAAGACAAACTCGATGCAGGGCTCAGTCTTCTGGATGGCGCCCGAGGTGATCCAGTCTCAAGGCGAGGGCTACAGTGCCAAGGTCGACATTTGGAGTCTGGGCTGTGTGGTGTTGGAGATGTTTGCGGGCAAACGGCCATGGGCCAAAGAAGAGGCGGTTGGTGCCATTTACAAGCTTGCCAACGGCGAGAGGCCACCAATTCCCGAGGACATTCAGGATACTCTTGGCCCATTGGCCGTGGCATTCATGATGGATTGTTTCCAAGT AAATCCTTTTGATCGTCCTACAGCGGATGTGCTCCTATCTCAACATCCCTTCTGCGAACTGGATCCCAATTACAATTTCTACGACACGGTGTTGTatgccaagatcaagtcatTCAAGTGA
- a CDS encoding DUF1767 domain-containing protein, protein MDLNGQLRASILAQNLPYPSTTFLNSLITARSPPPPLPSLVATAKARLLAADITNSTLINTASLQSLPQDADLPESRERRLPRPVHVQVLDVENISLSRWEQVEEIEAIARGETTRGREVVRVTAEDDDNPETQQTQQRPTTAAVANARTASKKATHRLVLQDCKGVKLYALELKRIDGIGVGKTQIGEKMLLKAGTVLARGVVLLEPEKCVLLGGKIEAWQKTWADGRLARLKEEIRQNEQPQPS, encoded by the coding sequence ATGGACCTCAACGGGCAGCTTAGAGCTTCTATACTGGCTCAGAATCTCCCATACCCATCTACAACCTTTCTAAACTCCCTCATCACAGCAAggtctcctccacctccactgCCTTCTCTTGTAGCTACGGCAAAGGCCCGCCTCCTAGCAGCAGACATCACCAACAGCACCCTCATAAACACGGCCTCATTACAGAGTCTACCACAAGATGCAGACTTGCCGGAATCACGCGAGCGTCGTCTCCCGAGGCCTGTGCACGTGCAGGTTCTAGACGTGGAGAACATCTCGCTGAGTCGGTGGGAGCAGGTCGAGGAGATAGAGGCTATTGCGAGGGGAGAGACGACGCGCGGGAGAGAGGTTGTGCGCGTCACTGCAGAAGACGACGATAACCCTGAGACTCAGCAGACTCAGCAGCGTCCAACGACAGCAGCAGTCGCCAACGCGAGGACTGCGAGTAAGAAGGCGACGCATAGACTCGTGTTGCAGGATTGCAAGGGTGTCAAGCTATACGCCCTTGAACTGAAGCGTATCGACGGAATCGGCGTTGGAAAGACACAAATTGGCGAAAAGATGCTCCTCAAGGCTGGAACGGTACTCGCTCGTGGAGTTGTCCTGCTCGAGCCCGAGAAATGCGTCTTGCTAGGCGGCAAGATCGAAGCATGGCAAAAGACGTGGGCGGATGGAAGATTGGCGAGGCTGAAGGAGGAGATCAGACAAAATGAGCAACCACAACCGTCATGA
- a CDS encoding Vacuolar protein sorting-associated protein 51-like protein: MSTIASPREPPRRTPTSSTRPSFETTRSAIASPVLGQAPAFTPQPRKTSSNRAALREYYNLRAQAPRIEIPDSEVPASELDGPDFDPEEHVSKVVAGSSLEELLRLYTRVVGEVRALDAEKKALVYDNYSKLITATETIRKMRANMDPLNPMASTLDPAIAQIYSQASSIRDALRETVPAPDSDQGKKRETEARQQRTRELAAQVLATPERIRNLVKEGKIAQARREWVMPRKLLESWKEKGIGGSDVDECIREGDEALKQPELKSSTPSPRISRDEHLSRDGRLSRDSRASRDER, encoded by the exons ATGTCCACCATCGCTTCTCCCCGCGAACCTCCCCGCAGGACACCTACATCATCTACACGTCCATCCTTCGAGACAACCCGGTCGGCCATCGCATCCCCCGTCCTCGGCCAGGCGCCCGCGTTCACTCCTCAACCGCGCAAGACCTCCTCCAACCGAGCTGCCCTTAGAGAGTACTACAATCTAAGGGCACAGGCCCCACGAATCGAGATACCAGACTCGGAAGTGCCGGCCAGCGAACTCGACGGACCCGACTTTGACCCCGAGGAGCATGTCAGCAAGGTTGTCGCAGGAAGCAgtctcgaggagctgctgaggctgTACACGCGCGTCGTAGGCGAGGTGCGGGCGCTCGAtgcggagaagaaggcgctgGTCTATGATAATTACAGCAAGCTGATTACAGCGACCGAGACTATCCGCAAG ATGCGAGCGAATATGGACCCCTTAAACCCAATGGCATCAACTCTCGACCCGGCCATTGCCCAGATCTACAGCCAAGCATCCTCCATACGAGATGCCCTCCGCGAGACAGTCCCAGCACCAGATTCGGATCAAGGCAAGAAGCGTGAGACAGAGGCGAGGCAGCAGCGCACAAGGGAGCTGGCAGCACAGGTCCTAGCGACGCCAGAGAGGATACGCAATCTagtcaaggagggcaagattgCGCAGGCGCGGAGAGAATGGGTCATGCCGAGAAAGTTGCTAGAGTCATGGAAAGAGAAGGGAATCGGCGGGAGCGACGTCGACGAGTGCATCCGAGAAGGCGATGAAGCCCTGAAGCAACCAGAGCTCAAGAGCAGCACCCCGAGTCCGAGGATATCAAGAGACGAGCACCTGTCCAGGGACGGACGACTATCGAGGGACAGTCGAGCTTCCAGGGATGAACGGTGA